From Aliamphritea hakodatensis:
ATAGCATAGGACCGGTAAGCGGGCAGTGAAACAGTCAGGCGGTTAACCGGCAGTTAACACTTAATTATTAGCATAATTTATTGGATGGCAGATGAATACAAACTTATTGCCCTGTGTTGAAGTTGAACCGCTGAAACAGGCTGATGCGACCGTTATCTGGCTGCATGGGCTGGGGGCTGACGGCCATGATTTTGCCGGTATAGTTCCGGCGCTGAATTTACCGGATGATGCCGCAGTCAGGTTTATTTTTCCCCATGCGCCAGAACGGCCGGTGACCGTGAATAACGGTTGGGTAATGCGTGCCTGGTATGACATTCTGGAAATGAATATCAGCCGAAAAGTTGATACGGATTCTTTACTGGAATCTTCCGGTCAGGTCAGTGCGCTGATCCGCCGGGAAACTGAACGGGGAATTTTACCTGAACGCATTGTACTGGCGGGCTTCTCTCAGGGCGGTGCTGTTGCGTATCAGGCGGGGCTGGCTTATCCACAGCGTCTGGCAGGCATTCTGGCGCTGTCGACCTATGTACCCTGTGAACAAAGTTTGCGTGCCTCAGTGAATCTCAGTCACCCTGACTTGCCGGTGATGATTGCCCATGGTTCGCGGGATGATGTTGTACCCCCGCAGTTAGGTGAGTCAGCAAGGGAATTATTAACAGCGTTAGGTTATACACCGCAGTGGCGAACCTATCCGATTGATCACAGTGTCAGTGCTGAAGAAGTTGAAATGATTTCAGACTGGCTGAAAAGTATTTTAAATATAGAGGCTTAGGGCCGTACCGGAAGTTATCCTAAAATGAATATTACTGAAAACTGTTATGTTGAGTTTCATTACGCGCTGTTTAATGAAGAAAAAGAAGTGATTGATGGCTCAAGAGATGCCGGGCCTTTACCTTACGTTCATGGTCAGGGAAATATAATCCCGGGGCTTGAGCAGGCACTGGCTGGTCATCAGGCGGGTGATAAGTTTACGGCGACCATTGAGCCTGCTCAGGGATACGGTGACCGGGATGAGGCGAAAGTTACAATTGTGGATAAAGCATCGTTTGATGCGTTCCCAAGCATCGAAGAAGGTATGTTTTGCCAGATCGGTGATGATCCTTCCCATCCTCAACTGGTAACTATTGTTGCCATTGATGAAGAGGAAGGTGAAGTAACCATTGATGCTAACCATCCGTTTGCCGGACAATCTCTTAATTTTGAAATAGAAGTAATGGTGGTTCGGGAAGCAACAGATGCCGAGTTAACAGACGGTGTGGTTGCTCAGTAATCACTGATGTAAATTTGCGAGGAATATTACAATGCGTTTGATACTGGCTTTATTACTGCCCTGGTTTCAGTTTTTTACGATTGGCCGGCCGATAGCAGGCATTATCTGCCTGATTTTACAGATTACGCTGATTGGCTGGATTCCTGCGGCAATCTGGTCGGTGTATGCACTGAGCCAGTATAAGACGGATAAGAAAATCGAAGAGGCGATGAACAGAGACAACTGAATCAGACAGCAGCCTGGCTGCTGAGATCATCGCTGTATCCACAGGGTGCCTGTTCAGGCGCCCTTTTTTATGCCCGCGATTTCAGATCTGTGATTGCGGCATCAGGTCAGACTTTTTCCTGCCATTTCAGGTCGCCGATCTGTACGTTTAGCCATTCAAAGCCAATTCGTCGTGCAACGGCGGCGGCTCCGTCAAGGCTTTTGAACTCTCGCTCACCTTTTGAACGCTGCAAATTGAGTGTCAGCACTTCGTTTTGTTTGGTGATGAATTTCAGGGTCCAGCCACGGGCCATTGAAACTGGCGCGGCCTGACAAGATTCAAAAACACCTGCCTTAAAAAGAAGTTTGATTTCTCTTTCTTGCATTGTCTTTATACCTTTATGATTGATCAAAATAATATTAAGTTAAGTATATATCTTTTAATGATCTATTGAAAATAAATATGGATATTTTTATTCGTATAAGTGATTGTTTTTAAAGGGAAAAATAAAAAATAATCTTAGTGTTTGTAAGTGAGAGATTTGTTTGTATAACTCGTTGTAAATAAAGGGGTTTTTACAGATGGTGTGAAAACAAAATTATCAATGATTAATTTGTCTTTAATAGATTTAGGTAATTCATAAATAAGAATATGTGATGTCAAAATTAAATAATGAATTATTGCTGGTTAGTTTCGCTTTCTTGGGCGCCTGACAGGGCTACAGCGCGCCGGCGTGGTGTTTTTTGGCATTCAGAGTGAAATAACTGAACGGCTGAAGGCAGGGGGCTGGAAGTGTCTGGTAAAAGGGGGCGGGCAGGTAAGAGGAGCCGGCTGTCTGTAACAGACGGAATGCAGACTGTTACAGGCTGACAACGTTCTGCCCGTGTTCAGATATGCGTCAGAGGAGAGAAAAAACTGAATTCAGTCCAGGCGGTCGGCGATCATTGCTTCGATCGTGGCTAACTGGGTTTGCAGGGCGGCCAGGCTGCTGTCCGATTCGTCGGTGGTCGGCGATATCTTGATCATATCCAGTAAATCAAGCAGGAAGGCCTGTTCATTCATTTGCCGGAGCTGTTCTGGGGTCCAGTGTTTTATTATTTGCGCCATGGTGTGCCTCAATTTACAGCGGCTGTCCGGATCAGGATCCGCCAGCGGTATTACGTCGCACGGTTGCAGCCAGCAACCCGGTGCTCCCTTAAGTTATGGGCTACAAAAGCCGTTTTTGCAAATTTGCATCCGCCCCACTCTGAATCTGCTTTCGATGCAGATATTGAGTTATATCAATATTCGCTAATACAAATGGGCGTACCATGGCCTCAATGATTAACAGAGCTGATTGGGGTGATCGTATGTTTGGTATTGATCCTTATGTTTTCGAGACTTTATGGCCAAGCCTGCTGGGTATTGTCGGTATGACGTCTGTCATGACCTGGGGTGCATTTAAAGTACGTAAACTGATTAACGAAGATGTTAAGAAGTAACTGAGTTTCACTTCTGCGGTTTTTACAGAGACCGTCGTATAAACGCCGTAGCTGAGTCATCAGGTACGGCGTTTCTGTTTCCGGCCTTTAAAAATTCTGTCGTCATCAGCTTTCGTACTGACGCAAATTGATTCCAATTCCTGTTATTGTTCTGGCAGACTTAAACTTTAGTATGAATGAGCTCCCGGTAGTGGCCAGTCTGCAGGAATCAGTATGCCCAGATCTGAACAGCAAAATTTAACGGCCGGCCCCGATGGTTTCAGTGCCTGGTCACCGGGGCTGGAGTCTGAACTCCCCAAATATCTTTCAGATCAGGAAACCATTTTTCTGCCCGGTAATGTTCTGAGTGATTACCGCGATGTCATGGA
This genomic window contains:
- a CDS encoding FKBP-type peptidyl-prolyl cis-trans isomerase, which translates into the protein MNITENCYVEFHYALFNEEKEVIDGSRDAGPLPYVHGQGNIIPGLEQALAGHQAGDKFTATIEPAQGYGDRDEAKVTIVDKASFDAFPSIEEGMFCQIGDDPSHPQLVTIVAIDEEEGEVTIDANHPFAGQSLNFEIEVMVVREATDAELTDGVVAQ
- a CDS encoding alpha/beta hydrolase, with protein sequence MNTNLLPCVEVEPLKQADATVIWLHGLGADGHDFAGIVPALNLPDDAAVRFIFPHAPERPVTVNNGWVMRAWYDILEMNISRKVDTDSLLESSGQVSALIRRETERGILPERIVLAGFSQGGAVAYQAGLAYPQRLAGILALSTYVPCEQSLRASVNLSHPDLPVMIAHGSRDDVVPPQLGESARELLTALGYTPQWRTYPIDHSVSAEEVEMISDWLKSILNIEA
- a CDS encoding YqaE/Pmp3 family membrane protein, giving the protein MRLILALLLPWFQFFTIGRPIAGIICLILQITLIGWIPAAIWSVYALSQYKTDKKIEEAMNRDN